In the Leptotrichia sp. oral taxon 212 genome, one interval contains:
- the sppA gene encoding signal peptide peptidase SppA yields MKFFDYIKRFFMFTLKEIYSFFLKLSLLFLVFFIFITSMITYFSFKSKDNQKSKNYNYVFFNPSQITEDKIIGTGFFSGSEKYNISFTDILNSLDSIKENKDIKGVVIALDQIDLSSAKVEELSKKFAELKKNNKKIYAYGTYLENQNYPLATIADEIIMMPSASANITLTGYNYTNLYYKKLLDNLGVNMEIVRTGDYKSYGENYISDKMSEELKTELTRIFDNRYEKFIDNIAKVRKIDKNTLDNDIINGNNTSLTPFAARDKKLVDKLEGFQDLTQRLGITEEKMVDIYDYHEDHSNEIEAKNKGNDAIAVIYAEGAIIDGAAGNDNSISISPDNIAMKIEKALRTPNLKGIVLRVNSPGGSALASEVIYQTLLKANIPIYVSMSETAASGGYYISMSGNKIFADNATITGSIGVVSMIPKFYNAQNKYGVKANSISKGKYSDMYNPFTPLTEESKSKISESMLSTYKEFKSRVSANRKLNDATLENYAQGKIWLGDEAKNIKLVDEIGGLEDTINAMAKDLKLEEGYRVENIYTEIDFQKTLKMLSSFILEKVSLTSQIQARLPKSAKLFDEYRLIEDNQNKPMYYLPYKLEF; encoded by the coding sequence ATGAAATTTTTTGATTATATAAAACGTTTTTTCATGTTTACATTAAAGGAAATATATTCATTTTTTTTGAAACTATCTTTACTATTTTTAGTTTTTTTTATTTTTATTACTTCCATGATAACTTATTTTTCATTTAAGAGTAAAGATAATCAAAAATCTAAAAATTATAACTATGTATTTTTTAACCCATCTCAAATAACCGAAGATAAAATAATAGGTACTGGATTTTTTTCAGGGTCTGAAAAATATAATATTTCTTTTACAGATATATTGAACAGCCTTGACAGCATCAAAGAAAATAAAGATATAAAAGGTGTCGTAATCGCCCTGGATCAAATTGATCTTTCTTCGGCCAAAGTTGAAGAACTTAGTAAAAAATTTGCAGAACTGAAGAAAAATAATAAAAAGATTTATGCTTATGGAACCTATCTCGAAAATCAGAATTATCCTCTGGCAACTATAGCAGACGAAATTATTATGATGCCATCAGCATCTGCAAATATTACACTGACCGGCTATAATTATACTAATTTGTACTATAAAAAATTACTGGATAATCTAGGTGTAAATATGGAAATTGTAAGAACAGGAGATTATAAATCCTATGGTGAAAATTATATAAGTGATAAAATGTCAGAAGAATTGAAAACAGAACTGACAAGAATTTTTGATAACAGATATGAAAAATTTATTGATAACATTGCAAAAGTCCGTAAAATCGACAAAAACACTTTAGATAATGATATAATAAATGGTAACAATACTTCTCTTACTCCATTTGCAGCAAGAGATAAGAAGCTTGTGGATAAACTTGAAGGCTTTCAGGATTTGACACAGAGACTTGGAATAACAGAAGAAAAAATGGTGGATATATATGATTATCATGAAGATCATAGCAATGAGATAGAAGCTAAAAATAAAGGTAATGATGCTATTGCGGTAATCTATGCTGAAGGAGCTATCATAGATGGTGCAGCGGGTAATGATAACTCTATTTCCATTTCTCCTGATAATATCGCTATGAAGATTGAAAAAGCTCTCAGAACTCCAAATTTGAAAGGAATAGTATTGAGAGTAAATTCTCCAGGTGGATCTGCCCTTGCTTCAGAAGTAATATATCAGACCTTATTAAAAGCCAACATTCCTATATATGTTTCAATGTCTGAAACTGCGGCATCAGGAGGTTATTATATTTCAATGTCAGGTAATAAAATTTTTGCAGACAATGCTACCATTACAGGTTCAATAGGTGTTGTTTCAATGATACCAAAATTTTATAATGCACAGAATAAATATGGTGTTAAAGCAAACTCTATTTCAAAAGGGAAGTATTCTGATATGTATAATCCGTTTACTCCTTTAACTGAAGAAAGTAAATCTAAAATTTCTGAATCAATGCTTTCTACTTATAAGGAATTTAAATCAAGAGTTTCTGCCAATAGAAAATTGAATGATGCAACACTTGAAAATTATGCACAAGGAAAAATCTGGCTAGGAGATGAAGCAAAAAATATTAAACTTGTTGATGAAATTGGTGGCCTCGAAGATACAATAAATGCAATGGCCAAGGATCTTAAGTTAGAAGAAGGGTATCGTGTGGAAAATATATATACTGAAATAGATTTCCAGAAAACATTGAAAATGTTATCTTCATTTATTCTTGAAAAAGTCAGTCTGACTTCACAGATACAGGCAAGACTTCCAAAAAGTGCAAAACTTTTTGATGAATATAGACTTATTGAAGACAACCAGAATAAACCAATGTATTATTTACCATATAAACTCGAATTTTAA
- a CDS encoding YbaB/EbfC family nucleoid-associated protein — protein sequence MVRKLKGANASKGGNQQDIIRQAQAMQQEMLKIQDGLKDKFVETSVAGGGITVKANGQKQLVDLSISLDVLKDAVEEGDTSIVSDLIINAVNEILEKAEEMAEKEMEVVTGGVSIPGLF from the coding sequence ATGGTTAGAAAGTTAAAAGGAGCAAATGCTTCAAAAGGGGGAAATCAACAGGATATAATCAGACAGGCTCAGGCTATGCAGCAGGAAATGTTGAAAATACAGGACGGATTAAAAGATAAATTCGTTGAAACTTCAGTTGCAGGTGGAGGAATAACTGTCAAAGCAAATGGACAGAAACAGCTGGTTGACCTGTCAATTTCACTTGATGTATTAAAAGATGCAGTTGAAGAAGGAGATACTTCTATAGTTTCAGATTTAATAATAAATGCAGTAAATGAAATTTTAGAAAAAGCTGAAGAAATGGCTGAAAAGGAAATGGAAGTAGTAACTGGTGGAGTAAGTATTCCAGGGTTATTCTAA
- a CDS encoding AAA family ATPase has translation MNRYSLREKIEKSLKILNEGLVGKEKVMKLGLLSILSGENMILVGPPGTAKSEISRRLREIIADCDDGAYFEYLFTKFTTPEEIFGPLSIKKLQNDKFERNTEGYMPSSRIVFLDEIFKANSSILNTLLTILNERVFHNGLKREKTPLISLIGASNELPFENDELTALYDRFLIRAVVGYVSDDEIETLLDVKEMNVVIPEEIKFTESDLDEIKNESEKIKITSVIKRTIIQIRQDYNKIFAEDPHEIISDRKLVKIVKLLKISAYLNGREKVDFSDLMLLTNCLWNNPENIEKVTRMVLDAVKRNVAKDEE, from the coding sequence ATGAACAGATACAGTTTGAGAGAAAAAATAGAAAAAAGTTTAAAAATTCTTAACGAAGGTCTTGTTGGAAAAGAGAAAGTTATGAAGTTAGGGCTTTTAAGCATTCTTTCAGGGGAAAATATGATACTTGTAGGGCCTCCGGGAACTGCCAAAAGTGAAATTTCAAGACGTCTAAGGGAGATAATTGCTGACTGTGATGATGGAGCTTATTTTGAGTATCTGTTTACAAAATTTACAACGCCTGAAGAAATATTCGGTCCTTTATCAATAAAAAAGCTTCAGAATGATAAATTTGAGAGAAATACGGAAGGATATATGCCTTCCAGCAGAATTGTCTTTTTAGATGAAATTTTTAAGGCAAATTCCTCTATACTTAATACACTTCTGACAATACTAAATGAAAGGGTTTTTCATAATGGACTGAAGAGAGAAAAAACACCGCTTATTTCACTTATAGGGGCATCAAATGAACTTCCGTTTGAAAATGATGAACTGACGGCACTTTATGACAGATTCTTAATTAGGGCTGTAGTCGGATATGTAAGTGATGATGAGATAGAGACGCTTCTGGATGTAAAGGAAATGAATGTGGTAATACCGGAAGAAATTAAATTTACTGAATCTGATTTGGATGAAATAAAAAATGAATCTGAAAAAATAAAAATTACTTCCGTAATAAAAAGAACTATTATTCAGATAAGACAGGACTATAATAAAATTTTTGCTGAAGACCCACACGAAATAATTTCTGACAGAAAACTGGTAAAAATAGTTAAACTGCTTAAGATATCGGCATATCTAAATGGAAGAGAAAAAGTTGATTTTTCTGATTTAATGCTTCTTACGAACTGCCTATGGAATAATCCTGAAAATATTGAAAAGGTTACCAGGATGGTTTTAGATGCTGTGAAAAGAAATGTTGCAAAGGATGAAGAATAA
- a CDS encoding VWA domain-containing protein, whose product MKIEISLTSHLVKPIKYYINSIYRKKVAPRKGSIIYSDFGPAGVYIGDNRIVSINENGLSAEDDEVKCMTMEEFIKNSHFPESLYVSSNEEGAIENIKVAEAAEKYIGEKNKYRLVFKDSCSLVKKCLDYSEENFFGNSEDITESNLSETGLLKQKAKNKTGAVKWFLQDLNYYKSASDELELEKAFSINEVSGNEKEEFRKLNIGKIIKNYEEVPLNDDIMKHLNKEYREMLDFFREINSEKIPDPVMKIVIKIIRVLEEIILGYEHNENSIKGLGGDFTFKQLKEMGDEFRHLVQEMNRNRHIRDVLKRLGKGSTSVEKKDESKVAKIKKDELFGINKSGNISRILPSELLNLEDENLKYLFYAKYLENSLLTYEIKGKDEIEKNETEEKISNKGPIVVCLDTSGSMKGTPLLRAKALVLSITKILREENRELYVILFGAKGQFQEISLEGEEDICRAIKFLKKSYEGGTDFETPLRRGIEIISEKENYRKADILMVTDGSCRISYQFKRVLKEEKERLDFKIYTVICEADRVEKDFSDGVIVI is encoded by the coding sequence TTGAAAATTGAAATTTCGCTGACATCACATCTTGTAAAGCCAATAAAATATTATATAAACAGTATCTACAGAAAAAAAGTTGCTCCAAGGAAAGGAAGTATAATATATAGTGATTTCGGTCCTGCCGGAGTTTATATAGGTGATAATCGAATAGTTAGTATAAATGAAAATGGACTTTCGGCTGAAGATGATGAAGTAAAGTGCATGACAATGGAAGAATTTATAAAAAATTCCCATTTTCCTGAAAGTCTGTATGTATCATCAAATGAAGAAGGGGCAATTGAAAATATAAAAGTTGCAGAAGCCGCAGAAAAATATATTGGGGAAAAGAATAAATACAGGCTTGTATTTAAGGATAGCTGCAGTTTAGTGAAAAAATGTCTTGATTATTCTGAAGAGAATTTTTTTGGAAATTCAGAAGATATTACTGAAAGCAATCTTAGTGAAACAGGTCTTTTAAAACAGAAGGCAAAAAATAAGACAGGAGCTGTAAAATGGTTTTTACAGGACTTGAATTATTATAAATCCGCATCTGACGAACTGGAGCTGGAAAAGGCTTTTTCCATAAATGAAGTTTCAGGTAATGAAAAGGAAGAATTCAGAAAACTGAATATAGGAAAAATTATAAAAAATTATGAGGAAGTTCCACTTAATGATGATATAATGAAACATCTTAATAAGGAATACAGGGAGATGCTTGATTTTTTCAGGGAAATAAATAGTGAGAAAATACCTGATCCTGTTATGAAAATTGTAATAAAAATTATTAGAGTGCTTGAAGAAATAATACTCGGATATGAACATAATGAAAATTCAATAAAAGGTCTGGGAGGAGATTTTACTTTTAAGCAGCTCAAGGAAATGGGAGATGAATTTAGACATCTTGTACAGGAAATGAACAGAAACAGGCATATAAGGGATGTCCTGAAGAGGCTTGGAAAAGGGAGCACCTCTGTTGAGAAAAAGGACGAAAGTAAAGTCGCAAAGATAAAAAAGGATGAGCTGTTTGGAATAAATAAAAGTGGAAATATATCAAGAATACTGCCTTCAGAACTTTTAAACCTTGAAGATGAGAATTTGAAATATCTTTTTTATGCAAAATATCTTGAAAACAGTCTTTTAACTTATGAAATTAAGGGAAAAGATGAAATTGAAAAAAATGAGACAGAAGAGAAGATAAGTAATAAAGGCCCAATTGTAGTATGTCTTGATACTTCAGGAAGTATGAAAGGAACGCCTCTCTTAAGGGCGAAAGCGCTGGTGCTTTCAATTACAAAAATATTAAGGGAAGAAAACAGGGAACTATATGTTATACTGTTTGGAGCAAAAGGTCAGTTTCAGGAAATTTCACTGGAAGGAGAAGAAGACATCTGCAGGGCAATAAAATTTCTAAAAAAAAGCTACGAAGGAGGAACTGATTTTGAAACACCGTTAAGACGTGGAATAGAAATAATTTCTGAAAAGGAAAATTATAGAAAAGCAGATATATTAATGGTGACAGATGGTTCCTGCCGTATATCCTATCAGTTTAAGAGAGTGCTGAAGGAAGAAAAGGAAAGACTGGATTTCAAAATATATACTGTCATCTGTGAAGCAGACAGGGTGGAAAAGGATTTCAGTGATGGAGTAATAGTTATTTGA
- a CDS encoding MFS transporter produces the protein MEKKNINKMILLMFFCIIVYNLAHPATPGLIELRNWKKSISGEFLAVMSTAMFISSPYLGALADNIGMKRIFVFMPLMYGTAQVFFGFVNYLPVIFLARAFSGFASGGTYAVAFGYVGYLSSKETKSKNIAKISSAAVIGGAIGQKTGGMVAKIDTRYPFGLQFICGCIVSLLIFLILKEIKDKKDDGTEVREKKNLNPFATFRYIFELDNFSKFFCFIIFLSSIGIYSYASALNYFLKFQVKVTSDTIGTFVMFSSLLAFLGTSVILVRLIKKYDEKLIHRTMIFIGIILMSIILFRLNLGTVSYVLMAIYTMTYEIVRSLGNSIIAHRYKDEQGKILGVASAVGFLGNAMGSLLSGYLLNANSRLPFIVNISIMSVVLVFLFVQMAAEKK, from the coding sequence ATGGAGAAAAAAAATATAAATAAAATGATACTTCTGATGTTTTTCTGTATCATAGTCTATAATCTTGCACATCCGGCAACTCCGGGACTTATAGAACTGAGAAACTGGAAGAAAAGTATTTCAGGAGAATTTCTGGCAGTAATGAGTACGGCAATGTTCATTTCGTCGCCGTATTTAGGAGCGTTAGCAGATAATATAGGAATGAAAAGGATATTTGTTTTTATGCCGCTTATGTATGGAACTGCACAGGTGTTTTTTGGATTTGTAAATTATCTGCCGGTAATTTTTCTGGCGAGAGCTTTCTCAGGATTTGCTTCGGGTGGTACATATGCTGTGGCTTTTGGATATGTGGGCTATCTGTCATCAAAAGAAACAAAAAGTAAAAATATAGCAAAAATCAGTTCAGCTGCAGTAATTGGAGGAGCAATAGGTCAGAAGACAGGGGGAATGGTTGCTAAAATTGATACAAGATATCCTTTCGGACTTCAATTTATATGTGGATGTATAGTTTCACTGCTTATATTTTTAATCTTAAAAGAAATAAAAGATAAAAAAGATGACGGAACGGAAGTAAGGGAAAAGAAAAATCTTAATCCTTTTGCAACTTTCAGATATATATTTGAACTTGATAACTTTTCAAAGTTTTTCTGTTTTATAATATTTCTTTCAAGCATTGGAATATATTCGTATGCCAGTGCACTGAACTATTTTCTGAAGTTTCAGGTTAAGGTAACTTCAGATACAATTGGAACATTTGTTATGTTTTCTTCGCTTCTTGCGTTTTTGGGAACAAGTGTCATTTTAGTAAGACTTATTAAAAAATATGATGAAAAATTAATACACAGAACGATGATTTTCATTGGAATTATACTGATGTCAATCATATTGTTCAGACTTAATCTTGGAACAGTTTCATACGTACTGATGGCAATATACACAATGACTTATGAAATAGTCAGATCCCTTGGAAATAGTATCATTGCTCATAGGTATAAGGATGAGCAGGGGAAAATACTGGGAGTAGCTTCTGCTGTAGGATTTTTAGGAAATGCAATGGGCTCACTGCTATCAGGATATCTGCTTAATGCAAATTCACGTTTACCTTTTATAGTAAATATCTCCATAATGTCAGTTGTACTTGTATTTCTCTTTGTTCAAATGGCAGCAGAAAAAAAATAG
- a CDS encoding TetR/AcrR family transcriptional regulator yields the protein MDKKVRIVKKHNERKQEIINTALKIFIHKGYEKTSVNDILNEIGIAKGTFYHYFKAKEEVLDAVIADTTETIVNKIEKIIADNSLNAEDKLLKAFSEMRVAPDMGEKFLSDIHKPENVLMHQKILTSSIKAFVPLMVEIVEEGIKQGKFTSQYPKEYMEIVLCSAIVLLDDGIFERTEEEKVKLLAALISSLGKMLGSENVSFYNKIMKIL from the coding sequence ATGGATAAAAAAGTGAGAATTGTAAAAAAGCATAATGAACGGAAACAGGAAATTATTAATACAGCTCTTAAAATATTTATTCATAAAGGCTATGAAAAAACCAGTGTAAATGACATATTAAATGAAATTGGTATAGCAAAAGGAACATTCTATCATTATTTTAAGGCAAAAGAAGAAGTTCTGGATGCAGTAATAGCTGATACTACTGAAACTATTGTAAATAAAATAGAAAAAATAATAGCTGATAATTCTCTAAATGCTGAAGATAAGCTGCTGAAGGCTTTTTCAGAAATGAGAGTAGCCCCTGATATGGGAGAGAAGTTCCTTTCGGATATTCATAAACCTGAAAATGTACTTATGCATCAGAAGATACTTACTTCATCAATCAAAGCGTTTGTTCCGTTAATGGTAGAGATTGTAGAAGAGGGTATTAAGCAGGGGAAATTTACTAGCCAATATCCTAAAGAATATATGGAAATTGTCTTGTGCTCTGCAATTGTACTGTTAGACGATGGAATTTTTGAAAGGACAGAAGAAGAAAAGGTGAAATTACTTGCCGCACTTATTTCTTCCCTCGGAAAAATGTTAGGGTCAGAAAATGTATCTTTCTATAATAAGATTATGAAAATTCTGTAA
- a CDS encoding MFS transporter: MKNFYKLWLGELISSIGSGMTAFALSVYVYKKTGSVSYVSLITLLSFMPSIVLSPIGGLLADRYDRRLLMIIGDLFSGLGLVYILWSIQAGEKSIVPIFVGITFSSIFTSLLEPSYRATLTDILEEENYAKASGLIQVAGSAKYLISPVIAGMILSVADIRVILLLDILTFITTCLMIFLVRKSMNSETQNYKKDSFKGLLEGLFIIKENRGVYFLVIIMFFVCFFMGFIQILIRPMILALSSVKTAGIMESLCAVGLLIGSLWIGIAGIKKNYSKILAVACFFCGIFMSMTGVNENLNIIGISTFLFFSTLPFMNSCADVLVRVSIPNELQGRVWGLISLITQMGTVVAYIISGIMADYVFEPMFNKNGILVENIGIIIGTGKGRGIGFMLILSGIGMLIMAIVIWKNGEIREVSEKCVDLKFK, translated from the coding sequence ATGAAAAATTTCTATAAATTATGGCTAGGGGAACTTATTTCAAGTATAGGAAGTGGAATGACGGCATTTGCATTATCTGTATATGTATATAAAAAAACGGGAAGTGTAAGCTATGTTTCGCTTATAACTTTACTTTCATTTATGCCGTCTATCGTTCTCAGCCCGATAGGCGGTCTGCTGGCTGACAGGTATGACAGAAGACTTCTGATGATAATAGGAGATCTATTTTCAGGATTGGGACTTGTTTATATTTTGTGGAGTATACAGGCAGGAGAAAAAAGTATAGTGCCTATTTTTGTCGGAATTACATTTAGCAGTATTTTTACTTCACTTTTAGAGCCTTCCTACAGAGCAACTCTTACAGATATTCTTGAAGAGGAAAATTATGCAAAAGCAAGCGGACTGATCCAGGTTGCAGGCAGTGCAAAATACTTAATTTCTCCTGTCATCGCAGGAATGATTCTTTCTGTGGCAGATATCAGGGTAATTTTACTGCTGGATATTCTGACTTTCATTACAACCTGTCTTATGATTTTTTTAGTCAGAAAAAGTATGAACAGTGAAACGCAAAATTACAAAAAAGATTCCTTTAAAGGATTATTGGAAGGCTTATTCATAATAAAAGAAAATAGGGGAGTATATTTTTTAGTAATTATTATGTTCTTTGTATGCTTTTTTATGGGGTTTATTCAGATACTCATAAGACCTATGATATTGGCATTGAGCAGCGTAAAAACTGCAGGAATAATGGAATCGCTATGTGCTGTAGGACTGCTCATTGGAAGTTTATGGATAGGAATTGCAGGGATTAAAAAAAATTATTCGAAAATATTAGCAGTAGCCTGTTTTTTCTGCGGAATTTTCATGTCAATGACCGGAGTAAACGAAAACCTTAATATTATAGGGATAAGCACCTTTCTATTTTTTTCTACATTACCTTTTATGAATTCCTGTGCTGATGTACTTGTAAGGGTTAGCATACCAAATGAATTACAGGGAAGGGTATGGGGTCTTATAAGTTTGATTACGCAGATGGGAACAGTTGTTGCCTATATAATTTCAGGTATTATGGCGGATTATGTTTTTGAACCTATGTTTAATAAAAATGGAATATTAGTAGAGAATATAGGAATAATAATAGGTACGGGGAAAGGACGTGGAATAGGGTTTATGTTAATTCTTTCAGGAATAGGGATGCTTATTATGGCAATTGTTATCTGGAAAAATGGAGAAATTAGAGAAGTATCTGAAAAATGCGTTGATTTGAAGTTTAAGTAA
- the trpA gene encoding tryptophan synthase subunit alpha: protein MNRNISNIFNEKKKVNVGYIVAGYPSTDFTREFLLNLDRTSIDILEIGIPYSDPLADGKLISNASFIASEAGITTDTVFELLTSVKDKITKPLVFLVYYNLVFAYGIDNFIEKCVKSGIKGIIIPDLPFEEAHEISKKLKKNNISFIPLVSVTSEERISKIASLGDGFIYAIGSLGVTGTKQVDLERLKNFISEVKNVSELPVSLGFGIRTNEDVKKMRQYVDGVIVGTSIVALTSSENVEFTVNEINKLFEV from the coding sequence ATGAATAGAAATATTTCTAATATATTCAATGAAAAGAAAAAAGTTAATGTAGGATATATTGTGGCAGGTTATCCAAGTACTGATTTTACTAGGGAATTTTTACTTAATTTAGACAGAACTTCAATAGATATTCTGGAAATAGGAATTCCCTATTCAGACCCGCTGGCTGACGGAAAACTTATTTCAAATGCTTCATTTATAGCCTCAGAAGCAGGAATTACTACTGATACTGTTTTTGAACTTTTGACTTCAGTAAAGGATAAAATTACAAAACCTCTAGTTTTTCTAGTATACTACAACCTTGTTTTTGCTTATGGAATTGATAATTTTATTGAAAAATGTGTAAAATCAGGTATTAAAGGAATTATTATTCCTGATCTTCCTTTTGAAGAAGCACATGAAATCTCAAAAAAACTGAAAAAGAATAATATATCATTTATTCCTCTTGTAAGTGTTACTTCTGAAGAACGAATTTCAAAAATTGCATCACTGGGAGATGGTTTCATATATGCAATCGGTTCTCTAGGAGTTACAGGTACAAAGCAGGTCGACTTGGAAAGACTAAAAAATTTCATCTCAGAAGTTAAAAATGTTTCTGAACTTCCTGTTTCTTTAGGATTTGGAATAAGAACCAATGAAGATGTAAAAAAAATGAGACAATATGTCGATGGAGTCATTGTAGGAACGAGTATTGTTGCGCTAACTTCTTCTGAAAATGTTGAATTTACTGTTAATGAAATAAATAAACTGTTTGAAGTTTAA
- the trpB gene encoding tryptophan synthase subunit beta, translating to MKNNPKNNDFNEKAYFGKFGGQYVPETAMFALIELEKEYEKVKNDKDFQEKLQYLLKNYVGRETPLFYANNLSNHYGHDIYLKREDLNHTGAHKINNALGQVLLAKRMGKKKVIAETGAGQHGVATATAAALLGLECEVYMGAVDIERQKLNVFRMELLGAKVVSVEDGLKTLKEATTAAIQSWVAEIENVFYVIGSAVGPHPYPSMVKDFQSVIGSEARRQIESLGKHADHVIACVGGGSNAIGIFSGFLNDKTTKLYGIEAGGHGITTDMHAATLTLGKEGIIHGMKTYVLQNKYGQISPVHSISAGLDYPGVGPEHAHLFETGRVSYEAITDNEAMEALIFTTRKEGIIPAIESAHALAYLEKLCPTLSKDRRETIIVNVSGRGDKDMHTVFSILKGENVNE from the coding sequence ATGAAAAATAACCCTAAAAATAATGATTTTAATGAAAAAGCCTATTTTGGTAAATTTGGAGGACAGTATGTTCCTGAAACTGCAATGTTTGCTCTGATAGAGCTGGAAAAGGAATATGAAAAAGTCAAAAATGATAAGGATTTTCAGGAAAAACTCCAGTATCTCCTTAAAAACTACGTAGGACGTGAAACACCGTTATTTTATGCAAACAATCTAAGTAATCACTATGGGCATGACATTTACCTGAAAAGGGAGGATTTAAACCATACAGGAGCTCATAAGATAAATAATGCTCTCGGACAGGTGCTGCTTGCTAAAAGAATGGGAAAGAAAAAAGTCATAGCAGAGACAGGTGCAGGACAGCATGGAGTTGCTACTGCCACTGCCGCGGCACTTCTAGGGCTTGAATGTGAAGTATATATGGGAGCTGTTGACATTGAAAGACAGAAACTTAATGTCTTCCGTATGGAACTCCTTGGAGCAAAGGTTGTTTCTGTAGAAGATGGACTAAAAACTCTTAAGGAAGCCACAACTGCAGCTATACAATCGTGGGTTGCAGAGATAGAAAATGTCTTTTATGTCATAGGCTCCGCCGTAGGCCCTCATCCTTATCCTTCAATGGTAAAGGATTTCCAGTCAGTTATTGGAAGTGAAGCAAGAAGACAGATAGAAAGTCTTGGAAAACATGCTGACCATGTCATTGCCTGTGTAGGCGGCGGAAGTAATGCCATAGGGATATTCTCAGGATTCCTTAATGATAAAACTACAAAACTTTACGGAATTGAAGCTGGTGGGCACGGTATTACAACAGATATGCATGCCGCTACACTGACTTTAGGTAAAGAAGGAATCATCCACGGGATGAAAACATATGTACTGCAAAACAAATACGGACAGATAAGTCCTGTTCACTCTATTTCAGCAGGACTTGATTATCCTGGAGTAGGTCCTGAACATGCTCATCTGTTTGAAACTGGAAGGGTGTCCTATGAGGCAATAACTGATAATGAAGCCATGGAAGCACTTATTTTTACTACAAGAAAAGAAGGGATTATTCCTGCCATTGAAAGTGCCCATGCACTTGCATACCTTGAAAAATTATGTCCTACTCTGTCAAAAGACAGAAGAGAAACTATAATCGTAAATGTTTCCGGCAGGGGGGACAAGGATATGCACACTGTATTTTCTATATTGAAAGGAGAGAATGTAAATGAATAG
- a CDS encoding phosphoribosylanthranilate isomerase, producing the protein MNNNRFTRLKICGIRSIEEIQELKDLPIDYFGCIFVSKSPRFVSNELAKKITEITHSAGKKTVGVFLDEKIKNIVDIIKKTDIDTVQLHGNETPEYCEELYLKLEEYEKEYNKKIKIWKAFSVKDSLPEIKEYSKYIEFPLFDAKGVNAGGNGIIFDWGILSSMEKCSFILAGGLEKENIAKALSYSPAILDVNSKVEINNRKNRKLIEGVISEIKNKNLQ; encoded by the coding sequence ATGAATAATAACAGGTTTACCAGACTGAAAATATGTGGTATAAGAAGTATTGAGGAAATTCAGGAATTAAAAGATTTGCCAATTGATTACTTTGGATGTATCTTTGTTTCAAAAAGTCCGAGATTTGTTTCTAATGAACTTGCAAAAAAAATTACTGAAATTACACACTCGGCAGGGAAAAAAACAGTTGGAGTTTTTCTCGATGAAAAGATTAAAAATATTGTCGATATAATTAAAAAGACTGACATTGATACTGTTCAGCTGCACGGAAATGAAACTCCCGAATACTGTGAAGAACTCTATTTAAAACTTGAAGAATATGAAAAGGAATATAATAAAAAAATAAAAATATGGAAAGCCTTCAGCGTAAAAGATAGCCTACCTGAAATAAAAGAATACAGTAAATATATAGAATTTCCATTATTTGATGCAAAGGGAGTAAATGCAGGTGGAAATGGAATTATATTTGACTGGGGTATCTTAAGCAGTATGGAAAAATGTTCTTTTATACTTGCAGGAGGACTTGAAAAGGAAAATATAGCCAAAGCCCTTTCATACAGTCCTGCTATACTTGATGTAAACAGCAAAGTTGAAATAAATAACCGTAAAAACAGAAAACTGATTGAAGGAGTAATATCTGAAATCAAAAATAAGAATTTACAGTAA